Proteins encoded together in one Streptomyces umbrinus window:
- a CDS encoding protein kinase domain-containing protein, translated as MKNLQPSDPSSIGGYPLLNRLGAGGMGQVFLSRTPSGRLLALKTIREDLSSDPGFEERFAREIRNSDRVRSPWTVTVVDYSPPGQRPQWLATEYVPAPSLDEWVARHGPLPQAAVLSLAAELCGALQSVHQADLTHRDVKPGNVLLARDRPRLIDFGIARAADDPRHTQVGGVLGSPGFLAPDQAVGGVPAEPADVFSLAAVLVYAATGHGPFARPQENVAMAALVYRAVHEAPDLQGVPPTLVPVLASCLAKAPGDRPTAAELGRRLEQIGARTGNWPDVRPPALATELTAHEQPTHTLVDPRPDLPPDLLPGAQTHVQPHPAYHPRPHHSMAPGPGHPAAGQTQDSTVLAVPGGPPGRRRRPLWLVVAVAAAAAVAVTAVSVAAYVGMRGSGSDSSDDSSGGAKTRPSASAEATKPVNPASPVRRILEAVYDLGVGESVQTSKTKLVMQRDGNLVITDKKDRPLWAAATSGTGNTARFQDDGNLVVHNSAGKPVWASQTFGHPGAVLVLQADGNVVIKSGDAVLWAAKTVH; from the coding sequence ATGAAGAACCTTCAGCCTTCGGATCCGTCGTCCATCGGCGGCTACCCGCTTCTGAACCGGCTCGGAGCGGGAGGCATGGGGCAGGTGTTCCTGTCCCGTACGCCGTCCGGGCGTCTGCTGGCGCTGAAGACGATCCGTGAGGATCTCAGCAGTGATCCGGGGTTCGAGGAGCGGTTCGCGCGCGAGATACGCAACAGCGACCGGGTGCGCTCGCCATGGACGGTGACCGTCGTGGACTACAGCCCGCCGGGCCAGCGTCCGCAGTGGCTGGCCACCGAGTACGTACCGGCGCCGTCGCTCGACGAATGGGTCGCGCGCCACGGCCCGCTGCCGCAGGCCGCAGTCCTCTCGCTCGCCGCCGAACTGTGCGGCGCGCTGCAGTCGGTGCATCAGGCCGACCTCACGCACCGGGACGTGAAGCCGGGCAACGTCCTGCTGGCACGCGACCGCCCGCGGCTGATCGACTTCGGCATCGCGCGGGCCGCCGACGACCCCCGGCACACCCAGGTCGGCGGAGTTCTCGGTTCGCCCGGCTTTCTCGCGCCGGACCAGGCCGTCGGTGGTGTGCCGGCCGAGCCCGCCGACGTGTTCTCGCTGGCCGCTGTCCTGGTGTACGCCGCCACCGGCCACGGCCCGTTCGCGCGCCCGCAGGAGAACGTGGCCATGGCCGCCCTGGTCTACCGGGCCGTCCACGAGGCGCCCGACCTCCAAGGCGTTCCGCCGACCCTGGTCCCCGTACTCGCCTCATGTCTGGCCAAGGCCCCGGGCGACCGTCCGACCGCGGCCGAACTGGGCAGGCGCCTGGAGCAGATCGGCGCCCGTACCGGCAACTGGCCGGACGTCCGTCCTCCTGCCCTCGCCACGGAACTGACGGCGCACGAGCAGCCGACGCACACCCTCGTCGACCCGCGGCCCGACCTCCCGCCCGACCTGCTGCCCGGCGCACAGACCCACGTGCAGCCACACCCCGCGTACCATCCGCGGCCCCACCACTCCATGGCTCCCGGTCCCGGGCACCCGGCCGCCGGGCAGACGCAGGACAGCACCGTCCTGGCCGTCCCGGGCGGCCCGCCCGGGAGACGTCGGCGCCCCCTCTGGCTGGTCGTCGCCGTCGCCGCGGCGGCCGCCGTCGCCGTGACCGCCGTCTCGGTCGCCGCATACGTCGGTATGCGCGGCTCCGGTTCCGATTCGTCGGACGACTCCTCCGGCGGCGCGAAGACACGGCCCTCGGCGTCGGCCGAGGCCACGAAGCCGGTGAACCCGGCGAGCCCGGTACGCAGGATCCTCGAGGCCGTGTACGACCTGGGCGTCGGAGAGTCCGTGCAGACCAGCAAGACGAAGCTGGTCATGCAGCGGGACGGCAACCTCGTGATCACCGACAAGAAGGACCGCCCCCTCTGGGCCGCCGCGACATCGGGCACCGGCAACACCGCCCGCTTCCAGGACGACGGCAATCTGGTGGTCCACAACAGCGCCGGGAAACCCGTGTGGGCCTCGCAGACGTTCGGCCACCCGGGAGCGGTCCTGGTTCTCCAGGCCGACGGCAACGTCGTGATCAAGTCCGGCGACGCGGTGCTGTGGGCGGCGAAGACCGTCCACTGA
- a CDS encoding FecCD family ABC transporter permease — MTTRTTTVRTSWLAVALLLTLVAVALSLAVGTRQVPLSAVLDALLHGGGSRDALVVRSLRLPRTAVGLTAGAALGVAGAALQAVTRNPLADPGILGLSQGAAAGVVFAITGGLANGFGGYVWFAFVGAVVAACLVYAVASRGRGGASPVKLALAGTALSAMVGGATTVVLTSSSATLDQFRFWQVGALSGRDAGTVGQMLPFLVAGALLVLCCARGLDALALGDDAARALGHKVQLVRVCAALGATVLTAAAVAAAGPIAFIGLAVPHLARRLVSGGHRWTLPLSALLGAALLLAADVAGRVVRAPAEVPAGVMTALVGVPVLVVLVRRKGAAS, encoded by the coding sequence GTGACCACGCGCACCACGACCGTACGCACCTCCTGGCTGGCGGTCGCCCTCCTCCTCACCCTCGTCGCGGTGGCCCTCAGCCTCGCCGTCGGCACCCGGCAGGTGCCGCTGTCCGCCGTACTCGACGCGCTGCTGCACGGCGGCGGCTCGCGGGACGCGCTGGTCGTACGGTCGCTGCGGCTGCCCCGGACCGCCGTCGGGCTCACCGCGGGGGCCGCGCTCGGCGTCGCGGGGGCGGCGCTGCAGGCCGTCACCCGCAATCCGCTGGCCGATCCGGGGATCCTCGGGCTGAGCCAGGGTGCCGCGGCCGGCGTGGTGTTCGCGATCACGGGCGGACTGGCGAACGGCTTCGGCGGCTACGTCTGGTTCGCCTTCGTGGGCGCGGTCGTCGCCGCCTGCCTGGTGTACGCCGTCGCCTCGCGCGGCCGGGGCGGTGCCTCGCCGGTCAAGCTCGCGCTCGCCGGAACCGCGCTGTCCGCGATGGTCGGCGGGGCCACCACCGTGGTCCTGACGTCGAGTTCGGCGACGCTCGACCAGTTCAGGTTCTGGCAGGTGGGCGCGCTCAGCGGGCGCGACGCGGGGACGGTCGGGCAGATGCTGCCCTTCCTCGTCGCGGGCGCGCTGCTGGTGCTCTGCTGCGCCCGCGGCCTGGACGCGCTCGCCCTCGGTGACGACGCCGCGCGTGCGCTGGGGCACAAGGTCCAGCTCGTACGGGTCTGCGCGGCGCTCGGCGCGACCGTCCTGACCGCCGCCGCGGTGGCCGCCGCCGGGCCGATCGCCTTCATCGGTCTCGCCGTACCGCACCTGGCCCGCCGCCTCGTCTCGGGCGGTCACCGCTGGACCCTGCCGCTCTCCGCCCTGCTCGGCGCGGCCCTGCTGCTCGCGGCGGACGTCGCGGGACGGGTGGTCCGCGCGCCCGCGGAGGTACCGGCCGGGGTGATGACGGCCCTCGTGGGCGTGCCGGTCCTGGTCGTTCTCGTACGCCGGAAGGGAGCGGCTTCGTGA
- a CDS encoding methyltransferase, which translates to MTGSAVPERIRQAVAALDVRADDRLLEIGCGGGVAVGLVCALLTTGTITAVDRSATATARAARRNAGPVGDGRATIVTAAFTEPGLSAAGLAGRRFDKIFAIDVNLFWTGPARAELALAAHLLAPGGALHAFYEPPGGRLDGRLEERLDELTAKVTGTFEAGGFTAEVLRLPAPVVGIVGRP; encoded by the coding sequence GTGACAGGCTCAGCGGTACCGGAGCGGATCAGGCAGGCGGTCGCCGCGCTGGACGTGCGAGCCGACGACCGGCTGTTGGAGATCGGCTGTGGCGGCGGGGTCGCGGTCGGGCTGGTCTGTGCGCTGCTGACCACGGGCACGATCACGGCCGTCGACCGTTCCGCGACGGCCACGGCCCGGGCCGCACGGCGCAACGCGGGCCCGGTCGGGGACGGGCGGGCCACGATCGTCACGGCCGCCTTCACCGAGCCCGGTCTGTCGGCCGCGGGTCTCGCCGGCCGACGCTTCGACAAGATCTTCGCGATCGACGTCAACCTGTTCTGGACCGGCCCCGCCCGCGCCGAACTGGCCCTCGCCGCCCACCTCTTGGCCCCGGGCGGCGCCCTGCACGCGTTCTACGAGCCGCCGGGCGGGCGACTGGACGGACGTCTGGAAGAACGCCTCGACGAGCTCACCGCGAAGGTCACCGGCACGTTCGAAGCGGGTGGCTTCACCGCGGAGGTGCTCCGCCTGCCGGCCCCGGTCGTGGGCATCGTGGGCCGCCCCTAG
- a CDS encoding group II truncated hemoglobin → MTAHTVEYIRYRIPEQQSAEFLAAYTRAAAQLAAAPQCVDYELARCEEDFEHFVLRITWTSTEDHIEGFRKSELFEEFLAEIRPYISSIEEMRHYKPTTVRGTGASVPTLYVWAGGAEAFDRLTEVFYDKVLKDDVLAPVFEGLAPEHASHVALWLGEVFGGPAGYSETQGGHGHMVAKHLGKGITEVQRRRWVNLLQDAADDAGLPSDAEFRSAFVAYAEWGTRLAVYFSGPDAVPPAEQPVPRWTWGSAPPYQG, encoded by the coding sequence ATGACAGCGCACACCGTTGAGTACATCCGGTACCGCATTCCCGAGCAGCAGTCGGCGGAGTTCCTCGCCGCCTACACCCGGGCCGCCGCCCAGCTCGCCGCGGCCCCGCAGTGTGTCGACTACGAACTGGCGCGCTGCGAGGAGGACTTCGAGCACTTCGTGCTCCGCATCACCTGGACCTCCACCGAGGATCACATCGAGGGCTTCCGCAAGTCCGAGCTCTTCGAGGAGTTCCTCGCCGAGATCCGGCCGTACATCAGCTCCATCGAGGAGATGCGGCACTACAAACCGACGACGGTACGGGGTACGGGGGCGTCCGTGCCCACGTTGTACGTCTGGGCGGGGGGTGCCGAGGCCTTCGACCGGCTCACCGAGGTCTTCTACGACAAGGTCCTCAAGGACGACGTCCTGGCGCCCGTCTTCGAGGGACTCGCTCCCGAGCACGCGTCGCATGTCGCGCTGTGGCTCGGGGAGGTGTTCGGGGGGCCGGCCGGGTACTCCGAGACGCAGGGCGGGCACGGGCACATGGTCGCGAAGCATCTCGGGAAGGGGATCACCGAGGTGCAGCGGCGGCGGTGGGTGAATCTGCTTCAGGACGCGGCGGACGATGCGGGGCTTCCCTCCGACGCCGAGTTCCGCTCCGCGTTCGTGGCGTACGCGGAGTGGGGGACTCGACTTGCCGTGTATTTCTCGGGCCCCGACGCGGTGCCTCCGGCGGAGCAGCCGGTTCCCAGGTGGACGTGGGGCTCGGCTCCGCCGTACCAGGGCTGA
- a CDS encoding iron-siderophore ABC transporter substrate-binding protein: MGTKAADGEFPRTVSHFKGRTEIAAAPKRIAVLSTGQLDDVLTLGVVPAATTRADNAGLVPGYLADAFPQYKKQLAKMTDAGTRAAPNLETLATAEPDLILANDSLGDLYPKLSKIAPTVITAGNGINWKRDLLLVGDAVGKGEQARKLLDEHADEAAAAGTKVDGKNTTVSMLRFTPDRTRMFGVSSFTGSIAVDMGIGRPKSQQFNAISEDIGAESIDVADGDWIFYSVQGAQDKTDAGSVLAGPLWKSMKAVEAGHAVKVDDDPWYLNAGPTAADLVVKQLTESLAK; encoded by the coding sequence ATGGGTACGAAGGCGGCCGACGGCGAGTTCCCCCGTACCGTCAGCCACTTCAAGGGCAGGACGGAGATCGCGGCCGCGCCGAAGCGGATAGCCGTGCTCAGCACCGGGCAGCTCGACGACGTACTGACCCTGGGAGTCGTACCGGCCGCCACCACCCGCGCCGACAACGCCGGACTCGTACCCGGCTACCTCGCCGACGCCTTCCCCCAGTACAAGAAGCAGCTCGCGAAGATGACCGACGCGGGCACGCGGGCCGCGCCCAACCTCGAAACGCTGGCCACCGCCGAGCCCGACCTCATCCTCGCCAACGACTCGCTCGGCGACCTCTACCCCAAGCTGTCGAAGATCGCCCCGACCGTGATCACCGCGGGCAACGGCATCAACTGGAAGCGGGACCTGCTGCTGGTCGGCGACGCCGTCGGCAAGGGCGAGCAGGCGCGGAAGCTCCTCGACGAGCACGCGGACGAGGCGGCCGCGGCGGGCACGAAGGTGGACGGGAAGAACACCACGGTGTCCATGCTGCGGTTCACGCCCGACCGGACCCGGATGTTCGGCGTCTCCTCCTTCACCGGTTCGATCGCCGTCGACATGGGGATCGGACGGCCCAAGTCCCAGCAGTTCAACGCCATTTCGGAGGACATCGGCGCCGAGAGCATCGATGTGGCGGACGGCGACTGGATCTTCTACTCCGTGCAGGGCGCGCAGGACAAGACCGACGCCGGGAGCGTCCTCGCCGGGCCGCTGTGGAAGTCGATGAAGGCCGTCGAGGCCGGGCACGCCGTCAAGGTCGACGACGACCCCTGGTACCTCAACGCGGGCCCCACAGCGGCCGACCTGGTCGTGAAGCAGCTCACCGAGTCACTCGCCAAGTAG
- a CDS encoding NAD(P)-dependent alcohol dehydrogenase yields MTTVAAYAAPAAKAPLERTTIERRPVGEHDVLIEIKFAGICHSDIHQAREGWGEAIFPMVPGHEIAGIVTEVGAGVTKFAAGDRVGVGCMVDSCRECENCKAGLEQYCTQGNVGTYNAVGKDGEPTYGGYSTHIVVDEAFTVRIPEGLALDEAAPLLCAGITTYSPLKHWNAGPGKKVAVLGMGGLGHMGVKIAHALGAEVTVLSQSLRKKDDGLKLGADHYYATSDPKTFQELRGSFDLILSTVSAPLDLDVFLSLLKTDGAFVNVGAPEEPVSLNLFSVIGGRKTLAGSGIGGIQETQEMLDFCAEHGFGAEIELISASEINEAYERVLSSDVRYRFVIDAATI; encoded by the coding sequence ATGACCACTGTCGCCGCATACGCCGCTCCCGCCGCCAAGGCTCCGCTGGAGCGCACGACCATCGAGCGTCGCCCGGTCGGCGAGCACGACGTTCTGATCGAGATCAAGTTCGCCGGCATCTGTCACTCCGACATCCACCAGGCCCGCGAGGGCTGGGGCGAGGCCATCTTCCCGATGGTCCCCGGCCACGAGATCGCCGGCATCGTCACCGAGGTCGGCGCCGGTGTCACCAAGTTCGCGGCCGGCGACCGCGTGGGCGTGGGCTGCATGGTCGACTCCTGCCGCGAGTGCGAGAACTGCAAGGCGGGCCTGGAGCAGTACTGCACCCAGGGCAACGTCGGCACGTACAACGCCGTCGGCAAGGACGGCGAGCCCACCTACGGCGGCTACTCGACGCACATCGTCGTCGACGAGGCCTTCACCGTCCGTATCCCCGAGGGCCTGGCCCTCGACGAGGCCGCGCCGCTGCTGTGCGCCGGCATCACCACGTACTCCCCGCTCAAGCACTGGAACGCCGGCCCCGGCAAGAAGGTCGCCGTCCTCGGCATGGGCGGTCTCGGCCACATGGGCGTCAAGATCGCGCACGCCCTCGGTGCCGAGGTGACCGTACTTTCGCAGTCCCTGCGCAAGAAGGACGACGGGCTGAAGCTGGGCGCCGACCACTACTACGCGACCAGCGACCCGAAGACCTTCCAGGAACTGCGTGGTTCCTTCGACCTGATCCTGTCCACCGTGTCCGCCCCGCTGGACCTGGACGTCTTCCTCTCCCTCCTCAAGACGGACGGCGCCTTCGTGAACGTGGGCGCGCCCGAGGAGCCGGTCTCCCTGAACCTCTTCTCCGTGATCGGTGGCCGTAAGACCCTTGCCGGGTCCGGGATCGGTGGCATTCAGGAGACCCAGGAGATGCTGGACTTCTGTGCGGAGCACGGGTTTGGGGCGGAGATCGAGCTGATCAGTGCGAGTGAGATCAACGAGGCGTACGAGCGGGTGCTGAGCAGTGATGTGCGGTACCGGTTCGTGATCGACGCCGCGACGATTTAG
- a CDS encoding VOC family protein, with protein sequence MTVELNHTIVAAHDKKTSARFLADILGLEVSPQYGPFIPVRIPNGVTLDYMDATGPIPPQHYAFLVSEDDFDTIFARIRDAGLTYWADPFHRHVDEINTNDGGRGTYFDDPSGHNLEILTRPYGSGSQG encoded by the coding sequence ATGACCGTCGAGCTGAACCACACGATCGTCGCCGCCCACGACAAGAAGACCTCGGCCCGGTTCCTCGCCGACATCCTGGGCCTTGAGGTGAGCCCGCAGTACGGCCCGTTCATCCCGGTCCGGATCCCGAACGGTGTGACCCTCGACTACATGGACGCGACCGGGCCCATCCCGCCCCAGCACTACGCGTTCCTGGTTTCGGAGGACGACTTCGACACGATCTTCGCCCGCATCCGGGACGCGGGTCTGACGTACTGGGCGGACCCCTTCCACCGCCACGTCGACGAGATCAACACGAACGACGGCGGCCGCGGCACGTACTTCGACGACCCGAGCGGCCACAACCTGGAGATTCTTACGCGGCCTTATGGGAGCGGGAGTCAGGGGTAG